AACTCGTCGGTCCGTCGCCCGTCCAGGACCTCGACCCAGGCCTGCGGCAGGCGGGCAGCCGCCAGACGGCCTCCGTGTGTTGAGCCGTGGACTTCGTGCTCCCTCAACGTGTGCTCCTGGGTGCCACACTACCCCGTGCCCGTCACCATCGAGAACCTGACGCCGGACTTCCTGGCCTTCTGGCAACAAGCGCAGGGACGCCCCTTGCCCGAGCAGGAACAGTTGTGGCACGAGCTGTACCAGGCTCGGCACCCGGACGTGTTCGAGGTCTACCAGGACTACGGCGGCCGTCTGGACCGTGACGACCGGCTGGCCGCCGCCCTCGTCTGCTTCCCCGCCCATCTCTCCACGCTCGAACCTCTGATTCACCAGGCCCCTGAACTGGTCACCCGGACCGCCGAGGCCACCCGGCAGGTGTTCGGCGCCGCTCCTGCCGAGCTGCCCTTCGTCCTGATGGTCGGATTCTTCCAGTCCAATGGTTGGGCGGACCTCCTGCACGGTCGGCAGACCGCCTTCTTCGCCCTGGAGCAGTTCACCACCCCGCAGGCCCTGGAGATCACGGTGGCCCACGAGACCGCTCACGTCCTGCACCTGGGGGAGGACCCCGCGCGGTGGCACGAGCACGACGTCGGCGAGAAGCTGTTCAAGGAAGGGCTCGCCATCTGTGCCTCGGAGCAGGTGGTGCCGGGCCTGACCGCCGGGGAGTACCTGTGGTTCGGGCCGGGCTTTGAGGACTGGGTGGCGCGCTGCATGGAACGCTGGGCAGAGTTGCGCGAGGAGCTGCTGCGTGGCCTCGACCAGCAGGACGAGGCCACGGCTGACCGCCACTTCACCTACTTT
The genomic region above belongs to Deinococcus planocerae and contains:
- a CDS encoding DUF2268 domain-containing putative Zn-dependent protease (predicted Zn-dependent protease with a strongly conserved HExxH motif) produces the protein MPVTIENLTPDFLAFWQQAQGRPLPEQEQLWHELYQARHPDVFEVYQDYGGRLDRDDRLAAALVCFPAHLSTLEPLIHQAPELVTRTAEATRQVFGAAPAELPFVLMVGFFQSNGWADLLHGRQTAFFALEQFTTPQALEITVAHETAHVLHLGEDPARWHEHDVGEKLFKEGLAICASEQVVPGLTAGEYLWFGPGFEDWVARCMERWAELREELLRGLDQQDEATADRHFTYFPDQLGEQGERPTRAGYFVGYQVVSHLTRRHSLGELANWSPTEAKEAVRQVLTTLPTLNR